A stretch of the Notamacropus eugenii isolate mMacEug1 chromosome 2, mMacEug1.pri_v2, whole genome shotgun sequence genome encodes the following:
- the LOC140522158 gene encoding uncharacterized protein isoform X4, with protein sequence MDQGEEPRKPPQSMRQKRSYKQAVSEPGEKWDHMDDEALTPCTKTAFPLCPGCKVRQEQYQHQEQEPKKLQKEQEKKAKEAKVVAAAAGASDRWLDETTHVQSAVCNSYEMTPQDPKGGPKTNPDNCGMDLNSDDSTDDEFQHGKPIPAWATVFRKS encoded by the exons ATGGACCAAGGTGAGGAGCCCAGGAAGCCTCCTCAAAGCATGAG GCAGAAGAGGAGCTACAAGCAGGCTGTCAGTGAGCCGGGTGAGAAATGGGACCACATGGACGATGAGGCTCTCACTCCTTGCACCAAGACAGCCTTCCCCCTCTGCCCTGGCTGCAAGGTAAGGCAG GAGCAATATCAGCACCAAGAGCAGGAGCCAAAGAAGCTGCAGAAGGAGCAGGAGAAGAAGGCCAAGGAGGCCAAGGTGGTGGCAGCCGCTGCTGGGGCCTCTGACAGATGGTTGGATGAGACCACGCACGTGCAG tcTGCGGTTTGCAACTCTTATGAAATGACCCCCCAGGACCCCAAGGGGGGGCCCAAGACCAACCCAGACAATTGTGGGATGGATCTGAATAGTGATGACTCCACAGATGATGAGTTCCAACACGGGAAGCCCATTCCTGCTTGGGCCACTG
- the LOC140522158 gene encoding uncharacterized protein isoform X3 has product MDQGEEPRKPPQSMRQKRSYKQAVSEPGEKWDHMDDEALTPCTKTAFPLCPGCKVRQEQYQHQEQEPKKLQKEQEKKAKEAKVVAAAAGASDRWLDETTHVQSAVCNSYEMTPQDPKGGPKTNPDNCGMDLNSDDSTDDEFQHGKPIPAWATAVFRKS; this is encoded by the exons ATGGACCAAGGTGAGGAGCCCAGGAAGCCTCCTCAAAGCATGAG GCAGAAGAGGAGCTACAAGCAGGCTGTCAGTGAGCCGGGTGAGAAATGGGACCACATGGACGATGAGGCTCTCACTCCTTGCACCAAGACAGCCTTCCCCCTCTGCCCTGGCTGCAAGGTAAGGCAG GAGCAATATCAGCACCAAGAGCAGGAGCCAAAGAAGCTGCAGAAGGAGCAGGAGAAGAAGGCCAAGGAGGCCAAGGTGGTGGCAGCCGCTGCTGGGGCCTCTGACAGATGGTTGGATGAGACCACGCACGTGCAG tcTGCGGTTTGCAACTCTTATGAAATGACCCCCCAGGACCCCAAGGGGGGGCCCAAGACCAACCCAGACAATTGTGGGATGGATCTGAATAGTGATGACTCCACAGATGATGAGTTCCAACACGGGAAGCCCATTCCTGCTTGGGCCACTG